One stretch of Chryseobacterium indologenes DNA includes these proteins:
- a CDS encoding M28 family metallopeptidase, whose protein sequence is MKKIFFILFFVPVVFHAQQTVHQDPEIINYVSEVSTDSLKSHINSLVSFGTRHTMSSTTDPKRGIGAARKWVLKKFTDYAKNAGGRMEVFLQNQTIQPDGKRIDRPTDLGNAIAIIRGTNPNDKRLFMMSGHLDSRVSDVMNFKDNAPGANDDGSGVAALIESARILSKSKFPATIVLVAFSGEEQGLLGSKMLAEKATNEGWQLEALLNNDMISNHLSSDTNLINTHQLRVFSEGLPQYELDKKAQDIRKFGLENDGEPRQLARYIKEVGERYVDNLQVKLIYRNDRFLRGGDHTPFVEKGFSAVRLTEFNENFNHQHQDIRKENGVQYGDLPEFMDFDYFKKNVGVNIAVLSNLAKSPSKPENVKIEVSKLTNFTDLSWEKPKSGEITGYYVLMRETDASVWQKKLFTKETSIKLPYSKDNYFFAIQAVNASGNESLIVLPKVK, encoded by the coding sequence ATGAAAAAAATATTCTTCATTTTATTCTTTGTGCCTGTGGTGTTTCATGCTCAACAAACAGTTCATCAAGATCCTGAAATTATCAATTATGTTTCAGAGGTAAGTACAGATTCTTTGAAAAGCCACATCAATTCTCTGGTGAGTTTTGGAACGAGACATACCATGAGTTCTACTACAGATCCAAAAAGAGGAATAGGTGCTGCAAGAAAATGGGTATTGAAAAAGTTCACTGACTATGCGAAAAATGCAGGCGGAAGAATGGAAGTTTTTCTACAAAATCAAACCATCCAGCCGGATGGGAAAAGAATTGACCGTCCTACCGATTTAGGAAATGCCATTGCGATTATTCGTGGTACCAATCCCAATGATAAAAGACTGTTTATGATGAGTGGGCATCTGGATTCGAGGGTAAGTGATGTGATGAATTTCAAAGATAATGCTCCAGGAGCCAATGATGATGGAAGTGGAGTAGCCGCACTGATTGAAAGCGCAAGAATACTGAGTAAATCTAAATTTCCTGCAACTATTGTATTGGTAGCTTTTTCAGGAGAAGAACAAGGTCTTTTGGGATCAAAAATGCTGGCTGAAAAAGCCACCAATGAAGGCTGGCAATTGGAAGCTTTGCTGAATAATGATATGATCTCTAACCATCTCAGCAGTGATACGAATTTGATCAATACCCATCAATTGAGAGTCTTCTCTGAAGGACTTCCTCAATATGAGCTGGATAAAAAAGCTCAGGATATCAGAAAATTTGGATTGGAAAATGATGGCGAACCAAGGCAGCTGGCAAGATATATAAAAGAAGTAGGAGAGCGGTATGTTGATAATCTACAGGTTAAATTAATTTATAGAAATGACCGATTTCTGAGAGGTGGAGACCACACTCCATTTGTTGAAAAAGGTTTTTCTGCTGTACGGCTGACGGAATTCAATGAAAACTTCAACCATCAGCATCAGGATATCAGAAAAGAGAATGGAGTACAATACGGTGACTTACCGGAATTTATGGATTTTGATTATTTTAAAAAGAATGTAGGGGTAAATATTGCCGTTCTGTCCAATCTTGCCAAATCACCTTCAAAACCTGAAAATGTAAAAATAGAAGTCAGTAAGCTAACTAATTTTACCGATCTTTCCTGGGAAAAACCTAAATCGGGAGAAATAACGGGATATTACGTATTAATGCGTGAAACCGATGCTTCTGTATGGCAGAAAAAACTCTTTACCAAAGAAACTTCGATAAAGCTGCCTTATTCTAAAGACAACTATTTCTTTGCCATACAGGCGGTAAATGCTTCAGGAAATGAAAGTCTGATCGTTTTACCAAAAGTCAAATAA